From Camelina sativa cultivar DH55 chromosome 20, Cs, whole genome shotgun sequence, the proteins below share one genomic window:
- the LOC104770337 gene encoding probable glycosyltransferase At3g07620 produces MEVRSELRKHSRSGTRKWTILVGIVALTHVLLLLSYGDALRYLLPDGRRLKLPNESNKMMNPSRNTLAVSVSEDSAGSGIHVMEKNGNVSGFGLRNETEDDEGFDETVDFESFEDAKDSVNVIKQVVVESSVKQRTEVSTSKYGQQGQKVSVQSQKKVESSMLSASSSIAGPASSVGKLPVSGNSSLVVSKQVSKKKKKKKYDIPPKTVTTIEEMNRILARHRRTSRALRPRWSSRRDEEILAARKEIENAPVAKLERELYPPIFRNVSMFKRSYELMERMLKVYVYKEGSRPIFHTPILKGLYASEGWFMKLMEENKQYTVKDPRRAHLYYMPFSARMLEFKLYVRNSHNRTNLRQFLKEYTEHISAKYPFFNRTDGADHFLVACHDWAPYETRHHMEHCIKALCNADVTAGFKIGRDISLPETYVRAAKNPLRDLGGKPPSQRRTLAFYAGSMHGYLRAILLQHWKDKDPEMKIFGRMPFGVASKMNYIEHMKSSKYCICPKGFEVNSPRVVESIFYECVPVIISDNFVPPFFEVLDWSAFSVIVAEKDIPRLKYILSSIPEERYVKMQMAVRKAQRHFLWHAKPQRYDLFHMVLHSIWYNRVFQAKRR; encoded by the exons ATGGAGGTTAGATCTGAGCTCCGGAAACATTCACGAAGTGGAACTCGGAAATGGACTATTCTGGTTGGGATTGTGGCGCTTACTCATGTTTTGTTGTTACTTTCATATGGTGACGCTTTGAGATATCTGTTGCCTGATGGCAGAAGGCTGAAACTTCCTAATGAGAGCAATAAGATGATGAATCCGTCACGAAACACACTTGCAGTTAGCGTTTCTGAGGATTCTGCAGGCTCGGGGATTCATGTCATGGAGAAAAATGGGAATGTTTCAGGTTTTGGTCTAAGGAATGAGACAGAGGATGATGAAGGGTTTGATGAAACTGttgattttgagagctttgaagATGCAAAGGATAGTGTCAATGTCATTAAACAAGTAGTTGTTGAAAGTAGTGTAAAGCAAAGAACGGAAGTTTCAACTAGTAAGTATGGACAACAGGGGCAAAAGGTGTCGGTTCAAAGTCAGAAGAAGGTGGAGAGCTCTATGTTAAGTGCAAGTTCATCTATAGCTGGTCCTGCTTCCTCGGTGGGGAAGCTACCTGTTTCTGGAAATAGTTCCCTGGTAGTTTCTAAGCAAGttagtaagaagaagaagaagaagaagtatgaCATTCCACCAAAAACTGTGACAACAATAGAGGAGATGAATCGGATTTTAGCAAGGCATCGTAGAACTTCACGAGCATTG CGACCGCGTTGGTCTTCTAGGAGAGATGAAGAGATATTAGCTGCAaggaaagagatagagaatGCTCCTGTTGCAAAACTTGAACGGGAACTCTACCCTCCAATATTCCGTAATGTTTCCATGTTTAAGAG GAGTTACGAACTTATGGAACGGATGCTCAAAGTTTATGTATATAAGGAAGGAAGCCGCCCCATTTTCCATACTCCAATACTCAAGGGATTGTATGCATCAGAAGGATGGTTCATGAAGTTGATGGAAGAAAACAAGCAGTACACTGTAAAGGACCCCAGAAGGGCTCACTTGTACTATATGCCATTTAGTGCACGGATGCTAGAATTCAAGCTTTATGTGCGTAACTCTCACAACCGCACAAACCTACGCCAGTTTCTTAAGGAATACACGGAGCACATCAGTGCCAAGTACCCTTTCTTCAATAGAACCGATGGGGCTGATCATTTTCTTGTCGCTTGTCATGATTGG GCACCATATGAGACAAGGCACCACATGGAGCATTGCATTAAAGCTCTATGCAATGCAGATGTAACTGCAGGCTTCAAAATCGGAAGAGACATCTCACTCCCTGAAACATATGTCCGAGCTGCCAAAAATCCTCTCCGTGATTTAGGTGGGAAACCGCCTTCTCAGAGGCGAACCCTGGCTTTCTACGCTGGAAGCATGCACGGTTACCTACGTGCAATTCTGCTGCAGCACTGGAAAGACAAAGACCCGGAAATGAAAATCTTCGGTCGGATGCCGTTTGGTGTAGCGAGCAAGATGAATTACATCGAGCATATGAAAAGCAGCAAGTACTGCATCTGTCCAAAAGGGTTTGAGGTCAACAGCCCCAGGGTGGTTGAATCTATTTTCTATGAGTGTGTCCCTGTGATTATATCAGACAACTTTGTGCCGCCTTTCTTCGAGGTTCTTGATTGGAGCGCGTTCTCTGTCATTGTTGCGGAGAAAGACATCCCGAGGCTGAAATATATTTTGTCGTCTATACCAGAAGAGAGATACGTAAAGATGCAAATGGCTGTGAGAAAGGCGCAACGGCACTTTCTGTGGCATGCTAAACCGCAGAGATACGATCTGTTTCATATGGTTTTGCATTCTATTTGGTATAATAGAGTGTTCCAAGCAAAGCGTAGATAA